In the Chloroflexota bacterium genome, one interval contains:
- the hisC gene encoding histidinol-phosphate transaminase, with protein sequence MADVTQFVRPDIAALEAYTPIQPFDVLSEKLGIPIEQIIKLDANENPYGPAPSVAEALHNCPFYAIYPDPDQTRLRRAISPFIGQPIERILCGNGSDEIIDLLMRVLVQPNDVVIACPPTFGMYSFNTGVVGGRFVAVPRDANFDVDIEALAEAVLEHQAKMVFLPSPNNPTGNLLAREHVLRLLELPTMLVLDEAYAEFSSGSVADLVGQYPNLVVLRTFSKWAGLAGLRLGYGLIPEWLITHLWKIKQPYNTNVAAEVAVLQSLAETEALNARAKIMVAERERLFAALQAIDGLTPFPSQANFILCRVERGDAAQLKADLAKRGILLRYYRNPELANCIRVSIGLPEHHDALLAALADLGYR encoded by the coding sequence ATGGCTGATGTAACCCAATTTGTGCGGCCTGATATTGCGGCGCTCGAAGCCTATACCCCGATTCAACCATTCGATGTGCTTAGCGAAAAATTGGGCATTCCGATTGAGCAAATTATTAAACTTGATGCCAATGAAAATCCTTACGGGCCAGCGCCCAGCGTTGCCGAAGCCCTGCACAATTGCCCGTTTTATGCAATTTATCCCGACCCTGATCAAACTCGTTTGCGGCGAGCAATTAGCCCATTTATTGGCCAGCCGATTGAACGGATTTTGTGTGGCAATGGCTCAGATGAAATTATCGATCTGTTGATGCGGGTGTTGGTGCAACCCAACGATGTGGTGATTGCCTGCCCACCGACCTTTGGCATGTATAGCTTCAATACTGGCGTGGTTGGCGGGCGTTTTGTGGCAGTGCCACGCGATGCCAACTTCGATGTCGATATCGAGGCGCTGGCCGAGGCAGTGCTTGAGCATCAGGCCAAAATGGTGTTTTTGCCATCGCCCAACAATCCAACTGGCAACCTTTTAGCGCGTGAACACGTCCTACGGCTATTGGAATTGCCAACAATGCTCGTGTTGGACGAAGCCTACGCCGAGTTTAGTTCGGGGAGTGTCGCCGATTTGGTTGGGCAGTATCCCAATTTGGTCGTGTTACGCACCTTTTCCAAATGGGCTGGTTTAGCGGGGTTGCGCTTGGGCTATGGGCTAATTCCCGAGTGGTTGATTACCCACTTGTGGAAAATTAAGCAGCCCTACAATACCAATGTTGCAGCCGAAGTCGCGGTGTTGCAATCGTTGGCCGAAACCGAGGCACTCAATGCCCGCGCCAAGATTATGGTTGCCGAACGAGAACGCCTATTTGCTGCCTTGCAAGCAATCGATGGCCTTACGCCATTTCCATCGCAGGCAAATTTTATTCTGTGTCGGGTTGAGCGTGGCGATGCTGCCCAACTCAAAGCCGACCTTGCCAAACGGGGAATTTTGCTGCGCTACTATCGCAATCCAGAGCTTGCCAATTGTATTCGGGTGAGTATTGGCCTACCAGAACATCATGATGCCTTGCTTGCAGCGTTAGCCGATTTGGGTTATCGCTAA
- a CDS encoding nucleoside 2-deoxyribosyltransferase domain-containing protein, with product MAVVLKPPTALPATKTMPTIFLAGSIDMGSAIDWQAEIERQLANADVLLLNPRRDAWDSSWAQTIENPLFRGQVEWELDGLACADLIVIYFAPQTQAPISLLELGLFASSGKVVVCCPEGFWRKGNVDIICARYQIPQVASLDELIQACKRLG from the coding sequence ATGGCTGTTGTGCTCAAACCACCAACTGCTTTGCCCGCCACCAAAACTATGCCCACGATTTTTCTGGCTGGCTCGATCGATATGGGCAGTGCGATCGATTGGCAAGCTGAAATCGAGCGTCAATTGGCCAACGCCGATGTGTTGCTGCTCAACCCGCGCCGCGATGCTTGGGATAGCTCGTGGGCGCAGACGATCGAGAATCCTCTGTTTCGCGGCCAAGTTGAATGGGAGCTTGACGGCCTTGCCTGCGCTGATTTGATTGTGATTTATTTTGCGCCGCAAACTCAAGCTCCCATCAGCTTGCTCGAACTGGGCTTATTCGCGAGTAGCGGAAAAGTGGTGGTTTGCTGCCCCGAAGGTTTTTGGCGCAAGGGCAACGTCGATATTATCTGCGCTCGTTACCAAATTCCCCAAGTTGCTAGCCTCGATGAGCTAATTCAGGCTTGCAAACGCTTGGGATGA
- a CDS encoding DUF1349 domain-containing protein — protein sequence MQWLNEPQQWSLSDDVLSVTAETKSDFWRTTHYGFIYDSGHFYYQVAENNFNCSVRVKANYQNQYDQAGLMVRLDEYNWLKCGIEYLDGVYHVSAVLTLEHSDWSVVKLAEAPEELWLTVTRNGDTLQVLYATEADSTPTMVRLGYFPPALPVQVGLMAAAPIQSGFTAEFRDFQLEALAQE from the coding sequence ATGCAATGGTTAAACGAACCGCAACAATGGTCATTGAGTGATGATGTCCTGAGCGTTACGGCTGAAACAAAAAGCGATTTTTGGCGCACAACCCACTATGGTTTTATTTATGATTCTGGCCATTTTTACTATCAGGTTGCCGAGAATAACTTTAACTGTAGTGTGCGAGTTAAGGCCAACTATCAGAATCAATATGATCAAGCTGGGCTGATGGTGCGGCTTGATGAATATAATTGGCTCAAATGTGGCATTGAATACCTCGATGGCGTTTACCATGTGAGTGCCGTATTGACGCTTGAACACTCGGATTGGTCGGTGGTAAAGTTGGCTGAAGCGCCGGAAGAACTTTGGCTAACGGTCACGCGCAACGGCGATACGCTCCAAGTGCTCTATGCGACTGAGGCTGATTCTACCCCAACGATGGTGCGTTTAGGCTACTTTCCGCCCGCTTTGCCGGTGCAAGTTGGCCTGATGGCTGCCGCGCCCATCCAAAGCGGTTTTACTGCCGAATTTCGCGATTTTCAGCTCGAAGCACTAGCACAGGAATAG
- a CDS encoding inositol monophosphatase, translating to MQSSNEAQLMETWARQAGAYALDIFQDYNAAAPRRKADNSWVTEVDETIEQMLREHIAQAFPDDLIMGEEGGGQASNSGRIWVLDPIDGTGSFVKRLPVWCVSIGLLVDGYPAAGCVYLPVLDECYLAGLTGAATLNGQVINAENPDFLDSQSWMAVPSNAHRRYKITYPGKTRSLGSTAANVCYVASSRACAAILGNASLWDIAGAWPILERAGGKLSTFSGGPFDWQRFYQGASANEPLFAASNNNYANMRAMIDLAQGAI from the coding sequence ATGCAATCATCCAACGAAGCCCAATTAATGGAAACTTGGGCACGCCAAGCTGGAGCCTATGCCCTTGATATTTTTCAAGATTACAATGCAGCCGCACCCCGCCGCAAAGCTGATAACTCGTGGGTAACCGAAGTTGATGAAACAATTGAACAGATGCTGCGCGAACATATTGCTCAAGCCTTTCCCGATGATCTGATTATGGGCGAAGAGGGCGGCGGCCAAGCCAGCAACAGCGGGCGGATTTGGGTGCTTGATCCAATTGATGGCACTGGTTCGTTTGTGAAGCGTTTGCCAGTGTGGTGCGTTTCAATTGGCTTATTGGTCGATGGCTATCCGGCGGCTGGCTGCGTCTATTTGCCAGTGCTCGATGAATGTTATTTGGCGGGATTGACTGGAGCCGCAACGCTCAATGGCCAAGTGATCAACGCCGAAAACCCTGATTTTCTCGATAGCCAATCGTGGATGGCCGTGCCATCGAATGCCCATCGTCGCTACAAAATTACTTATCCAGGCAAAACGCGCTCGCTTGGCAGCACCGCCGCCAATGTTTGCTATGTGGCTAGCAGTCGAGCATGTGCGGCAATTTTGGGCAATGCTAGTTTGTGGGATATTGCCGGAGCATGGCCAATTTTAGAGCGGGCTGGTGGTAAGTTATCAACATTTTCGGGCGGGCCATTCGATTGGCAGCGGTTTTACCAAGGAGCATCGGCCAACGAGCCATTATTTGCTGCCAGCAATAACAATTATGCCAATATGCGGGCAATGATCGACTTGGCTCAAGGCGCTATTTAA
- a CDS encoding Dam family site-specific DNA-(adenine-N6)-methyltransferase: MLTQSLSQLNPPLKWAGGKRWLIPRLSDFWHTYQDYTLVEPFVGGLAIALGLQPQQALLNDINQHVINFYHWLQRGLVIDFELRNDQTSYYRYRDQFNQLIRAGAEQTAQAAGLFYYLNRTGYNGLCRFNQRGLFNVPFGRYKRIRYCYDFSHYAETLGQWQFQQGHFIEMQIPAQALIYADPPYDVPFRAYSQQGFSWAEQVQLAEWLAQHPGPVLASNQATQRILDLYRHLGFAIEILPAPRRIACNGDRQPALEMLAFKGA; the protein is encoded by the coding sequence ATGCTGACCCAATCCCTATCACAGCTCAATCCACCACTCAAATGGGCTGGTGGCAAACGCTGGCTAATTCCCCGCCTGAGCGATTTTTGGCATACCTATCAAGATTATACCTTGGTTGAGCCATTTGTTGGTGGTTTGGCGATTGCGTTGGGTTTGCAACCACAACAGGCACTTTTGAATGATATTAATCAGCATGTGATTAATTTTTATCATTGGTTGCAGCGCGGCTTGGTGATTGATTTTGAATTACGTAACGATCAAACATCGTATTATCGTTATCGCGACCAATTCAATCAATTAATTCGTGCTGGGGCTGAGCAAACTGCCCAAGCCGCTGGGTTATTTTATTATCTCAATCGCACGGGCTATAATGGCTTATGTCGCTTTAATCAGCGTGGCTTGTTTAATGTACCGTTTGGTCGCTACAAACGCATTCGTTATTGTTATGATTTTAGCCATTATGCCGAAACATTGGGCCAATGGCAGTTTCAGCAGGGCCATTTTATTGAAATGCAAATCCCGGCTCAAGCCTTAATTTACGCCGACCCACCCTACGATGTGCCATTTCGCGCCTATAGCCAGCAAGGATTTAGCTGGGCTGAACAAGTGCAATTGGCTGAATGGCTAGCGCAACACCCTGGCCCTGTGCTGGCATCGAATCAAGCAACCCAACGTATTTTAGATTTATATCGTCATTTGGGCTTTGCAATCGAGATTTTGCCTGCACCACGGCGCATCGCCTGCAACGGCGACCGTCAACCAGCGCTCGAAATGCTGGCCTTCAAAGGAGCTTGA
- a CDS encoding FHA domain-containing protein, whose translation MVGREDAVSNNYPDVDLNPHNGLADGVGRRHARIFVRAGVVQLEDLDSTNGTTVNKQRLQARQVVNLNVGDEIRLGRCVLQWQR comes from the coding sequence GTGGTAGGCCGCGAAGATGCTGTCTCGAATAATTACCCTGATGTTGATTTAAACCCCCATAATGGCTTGGCCGATGGCGTTGGCCGTCGCCATGCCCGAATTTTTGTGCGGGCTGGCGTGGTGCAACTTGAAGATTTGGATAGCACCAATGGAACAACCGTGAATAAACAACGGCTCCAAGCTCGCCAAGTAGTTAATTTAAATGTTGGCGATGAAATTCGCCTTGGACGATGTGTGTTGCAATGGCAACGCTAG
- a CDS encoding metalloenzyme: MSVIVCFIDGVGLLPHAAAPWTTAHLPILTKLLGDLPHSNLQIDQPNLYFRAIDATLGVEGLPQSGTGHTSLWTGVNASALLGRHYPAYPAPSQRPMIAEQSLFAKVQQLGRTSLIATVHRDRYWELVAKREQRATAAALAAQVVDLALPATPEWLAGQAVTWDITGYYLQQWGALAGLPTITAHEAGLRLGRALRLADLVHYECYLPDFVGHRRIVETPEHTLELIDTMLGSVISQMRPSDSLILVSDHGNLEMIEHTSHSRNPVPLLVVGAKAQAAAKVEDISQITPLILDLLI, translated from the coding sequence ATGAGCGTGATTGTCTGTTTTATTGATGGCGTTGGTTTGTTGCCGCATGCTGCCGCACCCTGGACAACCGCCCATCTGCCAATACTCACCAAATTACTGGGCGATTTGCCACACAGTAATTTGCAGATTGATCAGCCCAATCTCTATTTTCGGGCGATTGATGCCACTTTGGGGGTTGAGGGCTTGCCGCAAAGTGGCACGGGCCATACTAGTTTATGGACAGGCGTGAATGCTTCGGCCTTGTTGGGCAGGCATTATCCAGCCTATCCTGCGCCCTCGCAACGCCCGATGATCGCCGAACAAAGCTTGTTTGCCAAAGTCCAGCAACTTGGCCGTACTAGTTTGATCGCTACCGTCCATCGTGATCGCTATTGGGAATTAGTTGCCAAGCGTGAGCAACGGGCAACTGCCGCCGCGCTCGCCGCTCAAGTTGTCGATTTAGCCTTGCCTGCCACACCCGAATGGCTAGCTGGTCAAGCAGTGACTTGGGACATTACGGGTTATTATTTGCAACAATGGGGCGCATTGGCAGGCTTGCCCACGATTACTGCCCACGAAGCAGGCTTGAGGCTTGGGCGAGCGCTGCGTTTGGCCGATTTGGTGCATTACGAGTGCTATTTGCCCGATTTCGTTGGTCATCGCCGGATTGTCGAAACCCCCGAACATACGCTTGAATTGATCGATACCATGCTTGGGTCGGTCATCAGCCAAATGCGACCCAGCGATAGCTTGATTTTGGTTAGCGATCATGGCAACCTTGAGATGATTGAGCACACCAGCCACAGCCGTAATCCAGTGCCGCTATTGGTAGTGGGAGCCAAGGCCCAAGCTGCCGCCAAGGTCGAAGATATTAGCCAAATCACGCCCTTAATTCTGGATCTATTAATCTAG
- a CDS encoding protein kinase produces MSGQATFQQGRYQVRNELFRDECGVMYLAVDGKMAGREVGLRQLNDGVLDATSLQRLAQLNQAALPSVYDLFEEHGQRYLVLEYPRGQTLADVALGPRLREGVVLAWAKQIAEGLRYLHSQGFVHGDIQPQNIVLQDGRRIKLLGGLPAGCPKNAGSRYAAPEIWSGATATPASDIYALGATLHHLLTGTDPNTQPLMAFAPPDVRRPDLSPAVSHAIVKALSQQPQQRFANIEQFVVALSQTSSTHESAGDLPVIGFTPSILPSTPADGPTQRYVPSESSPIPVPPGRGSTAQYDQAMLEQLLIPDRDLGPAPSILPKRPAQQNSRAGLIVLGVFIGLALLAGAWLLFKPKGNAFVNATQVANNGLPTVTRDEGILLSDSAKTATALAAIPPATQIPTLDVPRATADAIQTFTVATQLAFDDALDARYQRGMAYEETGQYGLALSEYDEILRQDPTYKDTQARRDRIKIFVDATATAGPQQTTIAGGTATAVAQPSPTALPATPTATPIGQIVGDSFNGSTLEPRLWAGETRDGTIQLTNGELQLAATSATCYPVVRTITDTLFPVNNFTLSVTFRYSDVTALGTGFMLADAMATPCGETDRAGTSWGGIWQDETQGLIVEFHRDQTADNELKDIRLPYTNGQIDTAEHTLIIQQRNGQQTFILDGNVLFTEQAGAQPQVLWFGNPSRTAIASPWTVLNILSVDLREEL; encoded by the coding sequence ATGAGTGGACAGGCCACGTTTCAACAAGGACGCTACCAAGTACGCAATGAGCTGTTTCGCGATGAATGCGGCGTGATGTATTTGGCGGTCGATGGCAAGATGGCAGGCCGCGAGGTTGGCTTGCGCCAACTCAATGATGGTGTTTTAGATGCAACCTCGTTGCAACGCTTGGCGCAATTAAACCAAGCGGCCTTGCCCTCGGTCTATGATTTATTCGAGGAGCATGGCCAGCGCTATTTGGTGTTGGAATATCCGCGTGGCCAAACCTTGGCCGATGTCGCGCTTGGGCCGCGTTTGCGCGAGGGCGTGGTGCTGGCGTGGGCCAAGCAAATTGCCGAAGGTTTGCGCTATTTGCATAGCCAAGGCTTTGTGCATGGCGATATTCAGCCGCAAAATATCGTGCTGCAAGATGGCCGCCGCATTAAATTGCTTGGTGGTTTGCCCGCTGGCTGCCCCAAAAACGCTGGTTCGCGCTATGCAGCACCCGAAATTTGGAGCGGCGCGACGGCCACGCCAGCCTCAGATATTTATGCTTTGGGCGCAACGCTGCACCACTTGCTGACTGGCACTGACCCCAATACCCAGCCGCTAATGGCTTTTGCTCCGCCTGATGTGCGACGGCCCGATCTTTCGCCAGCGGTTTCGCATGCGATTGTCAAAGCTCTGAGCCAACAACCGCAACAACGTTTTGCCAATATCGAGCAATTTGTGGTGGCTTTGAGCCAAACCAGCAGTACCCATGAATCGGCGGGCGATTTGCCAGTAATTGGCTTTACGCCTTCGATTTTGCCTAGCACACCAGCCGATGGCCCAACTCAACGCTATGTGCCCTCGGAAAGCTCGCCAATTCCGGTGCCGCCTGGCCGTGGTTCTACCGCTCAATACGATCAGGCGATGCTTGAGCAATTGCTCATTCCTGATCGCGATCTTGGGCCAGCGCCTTCGATTTTGCCCAAACGCCCAGCTCAACAAAATAGTCGGGCTGGGTTGATTGTGCTAGGGGTGTTTATTGGCTTGGCCTTATTAGCGGGCGCATGGCTATTATTCAAGCCTAAGGGCAATGCCTTTGTTAATGCCACGCAGGTTGCCAACAATGGCTTGCCGACCGTTACCCGTGATGAAGGGATTTTGCTAAGTGATAGCGCCAAAACCGCCACCGCTTTGGCCGCAATTCCGCCTGCAACTCAAATTCCAACCCTCGATGTGCCACGGGCGACCGCTGATGCGATTCAAACATTTACCGTTGCAACCCAATTAGCCTTTGATGATGCGCTTGATGCCCGCTATCAGCGTGGTATGGCCTACGAAGAAACTGGTCAATATGGCTTGGCATTAAGCGAATATGACGAAATTTTGCGCCAAGACCCGACCTATAAAGATACTCAGGCACGCCGCGACCGAATTAAGATTTTTGTTGATGCCACGGCAACGGCTGGCCCTCAACAAACCACGATTGCTGGCGGCACGGCCACCGCTGTCGCTCAACCAAGCCCAACTGCTTTGCCAGCTACCCCAACTGCCACGCCAATTGGCCAAATCGTTGGCGATAGCTTCAATGGCAGCACACTTGAGCCGCGTTTGTGGGCTGGCGAAACTCGCGATGGCACAATTCAATTAACTAATGGCGAATTGCAACTCGCGGCAACCAGTGCCACCTGCTATCCAGTTGTGCGCACGATTACCGATACGCTGTTTCCGGTCAACAACTTTACCTTGAGCGTAACCTTCCGCTACTCCGATGTCACGGCCTTGGGCACGGGCTTTATGCTGGCTGATGCAATGGCTACGCCCTGTGGCGAAACCGATCGGGCTGGGACAAGTTGGGGCGGCATTTGGCAAGACGAAACACAAGGGCTAATCGTCGAATTCCATCGCGATCAAACGGCTGATAACGAATTAAAAGATATTCGCTTGCCCTATACCAACGGCCAAATTGATACCGCCGAACATACCTTGATCATTCAACAGCGGAATGGTCAGCAAACCTTCATTCTTGATGGCAATGTGCTATTCACTGAACAAGCTGGTGCACAACCGCAAGTACTTTGGTTTGGCAACCCAAGCCGCACCGCGATTGCCTCGCCCTGGACAGTGCTGAATATTCTGAGTGTTGATCTGCGCGAAGAACTATAA